Proteins encoded by one window of Brevibacterium atlanticum:
- a CDS encoding L-lactate permease translates to MYTPDLAPIADSLLWSSLLALLPLLTIFIALGVLKWKAYLAGIASVVVALAVAIFAYGMPAGLAGLSATQGFAFGLFPIMWIVVNAIWIYELTVRSGRFEDLRLVINVISSDPRVQAILVAFCFGGLLEALAGFGAPVAITGVMLVAVGFTAMRAAVVVLVANTAPVAFGAIATPIITAGTLTGIDYQDIGAMVGHQTPLLAAIVPLFLVFLVDGKRGLKQMWPLALVIGIVFAAAQWVSSNLLSVELTDIVSSLAGLAAAVIMLRFWKPVGGQDALDKMAIEREHEDTDTPDAGSAADALKTAEGTKTQPLTGSRVFFALFPYLLIVVIFSVCKLVPAINDWLASTDVKIPWPGLDGNLLTASGEPSTSTVYNFQWLSSPGTLLLISGLIIAVTFGITVKDGWKTYVDNLVKMRFAILTVGFVLGLAYVMNFSGQTITIGTWIAGAGALFAFLSPILGWLGTAVTGSDTSANALFATLQQTAAENAGIDPLLLVGANSSGGVVGKMVSPQNLTIAATAVGLLGQESAIFRRVIWWSLGMLVLMCLLVGLQSTVLSWMIPA, encoded by the coding sequence ATGTACACACCCGACCTCGCCCCGATCGCCGACAGTCTGCTGTGGTCGTCGCTGCTGGCACTGCTGCCGCTGCTGACGATCTTCATCGCTCTCGGCGTCCTCAAATGGAAGGCCTATCTGGCCGGAATCGCCTCGGTCGTCGTGGCGCTCGCCGTCGCGATCTTCGCCTACGGGATGCCCGCGGGCCTGGCCGGGCTCTCGGCCACCCAAGGTTTCGCCTTCGGCCTGTTCCCGATCATGTGGATCGTCGTCAACGCGATCTGGATCTACGAACTCACTGTCCGCTCCGGACGGTTCGAGGACCTCCGCCTCGTCATCAACGTCATCTCGAGCGACCCCCGGGTGCAGGCGATCCTCGTCGCCTTCTGCTTCGGCGGCCTGCTCGAGGCGCTCGCCGGATTCGGTGCTCCCGTCGCGATCACCGGTGTCATGCTCGTCGCCGTCGGCTTCACCGCGATGCGCGCGGCCGTCGTGGTCCTCGTCGCCAACACGGCTCCTGTGGCATTCGGCGCGATCGCGACGCCGATCATCACCGCTGGTACCCTGACCGGCATCGACTACCAGGACATCGGCGCGATGGTCGGACACCAGACCCCGCTGCTCGCCGCCATCGTTCCGCTCTTCCTCGTCTTCCTCGTCGACGGCAAGCGCGGGCTGAAGCAGATGTGGCCCCTGGCGCTCGTCATCGGCATCGTCTTCGCTGCCGCGCAGTGGGTGTCGTCGAACCTGCTCTCGGTCGAGCTCACCGATATCGTCTCCTCACTCGCCGGACTCGCCGCCGCCGTCATCATGCTCCGCTTCTGGAAGCCGGTGGGAGGTCAGGACGCACTGGACAAGATGGCGATCGAACGTGAACACGAGGACACCGACACCCCCGATGCCGGCTCCGCCGCCGATGCCCTCAAGACCGCTGAGGGAACGAAGACACAGCCGCTGACCGGTTCTCGGGTGTTCTTCGCGCTCTTCCCGTACCTGCTCATCGTCGTCATCTTCTCGGTCTGCAAGCTCGTCCCGGCGATCAACGACTGGCTCGCCAGCACGGATGTCAAGATCCCCTGGCCGGGCCTCGACGGCAATCTGCTCACCGCCTCCGGCGAACCCTCGACGAGCACGGTCTACAACTTCCAGTGGCTGTCCTCGCCAGGCACGCTGCTGCTCATCTCCGGGCTCATCATCGCCGTGACCTTCGGCATTACGGTCAAGGACGGGTGGAAGACCTACGTCGACAACCTCGTGAAGATGCGCTTCGCGATCCTCACTGTCGGTTTCGTCCTCGGACTCGCCTATGTCATGAACTTCTCCGGACAGACGATCACGATCGGTACCTGGATCGCCGGGGCCGGTGCGCTCTTCGCCTTCCTCTCACCCATCCTCGGATGGTTGGGCACTGCCGTGACCGGTTCGGACACGAGCGCGAACGCGCTCTTCGCCACCCTCCAGCAGACCGCGGCCGAGAACGCCGGAATCGATCCGCTGCTGCTCGTCGGCGCGAACAGCTCGGGAGGTGTGGTCGGCAAGATGGTCAGCCCGCAGAACCTCACGATCGCCGCGACCGCCGTCGGCCTGCTCGGTCAGGAGTCTGCGATCTTCCGCCGGGTCATCTGGTGGTCACTGGGCATGCTCGTGCTCATGTGCCTCCTCGTAGGCCTCCAGTCCACGGTGCTGTCCTGGATGATTCCGGCCTGA
- a CDS encoding efflux RND transporter permease subunit, whose amino-acid sequence MSLKNRLIVGLLTLVIAVFGVVATTSLNQETMPSVDLPSTSVQATVPGASPEVVEETVTKPLETALEGVGELESVTTSTSSGMMTAEVTWPFGEDSEKMTDSIRSAVDGAKADLPDDAEVEVLSYQMDDVPVSMFAVSGGDPKTLGDRLEADLVPELRALDGVSNVEVTGQDEQRVTISFRPEDVAEHNVVESSVPDELEAAGTVVPAGRSSQGDTSMAVEVGTEVDAVEQIEKTPLRTQDGTVLLGDVADVDLDSIDKTSLSRADGEDSVTVSVTKDQDANVVDVSHKVADTLDRVGPTLGDDTEFSTIFDQAPEIEKSIHDLSVEGGLGLIFAIFVILAFLGSFRSTIVAAISIPMSLLIAMIGLQVGDYTLNILTLGALTIAVGRVVDDSIVVIENIRRRQGTTDLTINDIVASVKQVAGAITASTLTTVAVFLPIAFVDGIAGQLFRPFSVTVSLALLASLVVALTIVPVFSYWVLRRSPKPLSPKRQAATDRSFELWTAKQHKRAVARAERRQKTIEKKNAKRAAKGKDLLPDATVEPVVSPAPGDGEASGRVDRLQQRSLPAIISALHHPWRTIAFSVIIFIVTMMGATFLKTDLLGSAGANSLYITQTLPAGASLEAGDKAAKRVEAVLGDDPDVDTYSTTVNGPESGAENQFNVTLAEDSEAEVATNRIRTQLGDLGKDAGDIDVQDAGGSVSDEVEVTLSGTDLAALRKAADEVTTTMADTDGVRSARNDLAADQPVIEVDVDREKAADYGYSQAEVGQAIAAALHGTEAGKLTLKGKERDIFLAPTHQDATPDEIRALELPVTEVQTQNAQEEATDRVEKKTDARAEEAKRKAADDSAEQLDQAREARDDAADQLEEARKALREAENPPPAPSPAETAADQVEQAREGVEQAEKGLKEANDAIDDLVDGQREQEQTQEEEQSLADEQAAIPDITGDPITVDEIAKVRKAETPATIDRADGDRRVTVFATPAEGQLETVTAAATDLTETMDLPEGVSFDVGGASQEQADSFGQLGAAMAVAIVLVFLVMIATFRSFVQPLILLVSIPFAATGAVLLLLVTGTPLGIPSLIGLLMLIGIVVTNAIVLIDLINKLREDGLDLMDAIVHGTRLRLRPILMTAAATIFALVPMSLGLTGGGVFISQPLAIVVIGGLTSSTVLTLILVPALYLLVERRKETRAAHKAERREAKRAAEE is encoded by the coding sequence ATGAGTCTGAAGAACCGCCTCATCGTCGGACTGCTCACCCTCGTGATCGCCGTCTTCGGCGTCGTCGCGACCACCTCGCTCAACCAGGAGACGATGCCCTCGGTCGACCTGCCCAGCACCTCGGTGCAGGCAACCGTGCCCGGCGCCTCCCCGGAGGTCGTCGAAGAGACCGTGACGAAACCGCTGGAAACCGCGCTCGAGGGGGTCGGCGAACTCGAATCGGTGACCACCTCCACCTCGTCGGGGATGATGACCGCCGAGGTGACCTGGCCCTTCGGTGAAGACTCCGAGAAGATGACCGACTCGATCCGTTCGGCCGTGGACGGAGCGAAGGCGGACCTGCCCGACGACGCCGAGGTCGAGGTCCTGTCCTACCAGATGGATGACGTTCCGGTGTCGATGTTCGCCGTCTCCGGCGGAGATCCGAAGACGCTCGGCGACCGCCTCGAAGCCGACCTCGTCCCCGAGCTGCGCGCCCTCGACGGTGTCTCGAACGTCGAGGTCACCGGTCAGGACGAACAGCGAGTGACCATCTCCTTCCGCCCTGAGGATGTCGCGGAGCACAACGTCGTCGAATCTTCGGTCCCTGACGAACTCGAAGCCGCCGGCACCGTCGTCCCCGCCGGTCGCAGCAGCCAGGGCGACACCTCGATGGCCGTGGAGGTCGGCACCGAGGTCGACGCCGTCGAACAGATCGAGAAGACGCCGCTACGCACTCAGGACGGCACCGTGCTGCTCGGCGACGTCGCCGACGTCGACCTCGACTCGATCGACAAGACCTCACTGTCCCGCGCCGACGGCGAGGACTCCGTGACCGTCTCGGTGACCAAGGACCAGGACGCCAACGTCGTCGACGTCTCCCACAAGGTCGCCGACACCCTCGACCGAGTGGGTCCGACACTCGGCGACGACACGGAGTTCTCGACGATCTTCGACCAGGCGCCGGAGATCGAGAAGTCCATCCACGACCTCTCCGTCGAAGGCGGACTCGGCCTGATCTTCGCGATCTTCGTCATCCTCGCCTTCCTCGGCTCCTTCCGCTCGACCATCGTCGCCGCGATCTCGATCCCGATGTCGCTGCTCATCGCGATGATCGGCCTCCAGGTCGGCGACTACACACTCAACATCCTCACCCTCGGAGCCCTGACGATCGCCGTCGGCCGCGTCGTCGACGACTCCATCGTCGTCATCGAGAACATCCGTCGGCGGCAGGGCACAACCGACCTGACCATCAACGACATCGTCGCCAGCGTCAAACAGGTCGCCGGAGCCATCACCGCCTCGACCCTGACCACCGTCGCGGTGTTCCTGCCCATCGCCTTCGTCGACGGCATCGCCGGACAGCTCTTCCGACCCTTCTCGGTCACAGTCTCCCTGGCGCTGTTGGCCTCGCTGGTCGTGGCGCTGACGATCGTCCCGGTCTTCAGCTATTGGGTGCTGCGCCGCAGCCCCAAACCGCTTTCACCCAAGCGGCAGGCCGCCACTGACCGCAGCTTCGAGCTGTGGACCGCCAAGCAGCACAAGAGGGCTGTGGCCCGGGCCGAACGCCGCCAGAAGACGATCGAGAAGAAGAACGCGAAACGCGCAGCCAAAGGTAAGGACCTGCTGCCGGACGCGACCGTCGAGCCCGTCGTCTCACCGGCACCGGGGGACGGAGAGGCCTCCGGTCGGGTCGACCGTCTCCAGCAGCGCAGCCTGCCCGCCATCATCTCCGCCCTGCACCATCCCTGGCGGACGATCGCGTTCTCCGTGATCATCTTCATCGTCACGATGATGGGTGCGACCTTCCTCAAGACCGACCTGCTCGGTTCGGCTGGAGCCAACTCCCTCTACATCACCCAGACACTGCCGGCCGGGGCATCGCTGGAAGCCGGAGACAAAGCCGCCAAGCGCGTCGAAGCCGTCCTCGGCGACGACCCGGATGTCGACACCTACTCGACGACGGTCAACGGCCCGGAATCCGGAGCCGAGAACCAGTTCAACGTCACCCTCGCCGAGGATTCCGAGGCCGAGGTCGCGACGAACCGGATCCGCACCCAGCTGGGCGACCTCGGTAAGGACGCCGGTGACATCGACGTCCAGGACGCCGGCGGATCCGTCAGCGACGAGGTCGAGGTCACGCTCTCGGGTACTGACTTGGCAGCACTGCGGAAGGCCGCCGACGAGGTGACGACGACAATGGCGGACACTGACGGTGTCCGATCCGCCCGGAACGACCTCGCCGCCGATCAGCCGGTCATCGAGGTCGACGTCGACCGGGAGAAGGCCGCCGACTACGGGTACAGCCAAGCCGAGGTCGGCCAGGCCATCGCCGCCGCTCTGCATGGCACCGAGGCGGGAAAGCTGACCTTGAAGGGCAAGGAACGCGACATCTTCCTCGCCCCGACCCACCAGGATGCGACCCCGGATGAGATCCGTGCACTCGAGCTGCCCGTCACCGAGGTGCAGACGCAGAACGCACAGGAAGAGGCCACCGACAGGGTCGAGAAGAAGACCGACGCCCGCGCTGAAGAGGCCAAGCGCAAGGCCGCCGACGATTCGGCCGAACAGCTCGACCAGGCGCGCGAGGCCCGCGACGATGCCGCCGACCAGCTCGAAGAGGCCCGCAAGGCCCTGCGCGAGGCTGAGAATCCACCGCCGGCACCGAGCCCCGCCGAGACGGCCGCCGATCAGGTGGAACAGGCCCGCGAAGGAGTCGAACAGGCGGAGAAGGGCCTGAAGGAGGCCAATGACGCGATCGACGACCTCGTCGACGGTCAGCGTGAACAGGAGCAGACTCAGGAAGAGGAGCAGAGCCTCGCCGACGAGCAGGCCGCCATCCCCGACATCACCGGTGACCCGATCACCGTCGACGAGATCGCGAAGGTGAGGAAGGCCGAGACCCCAGCGACGATCGATCGCGCCGACGGCGACCGCCGAGTCACGGTGTTCGCGACCCCGGCCGAGGGTCAGCTCGAAACGGTCACTGCTGCCGCCACCGACCTGACCGAGACCATGGACCTGCCCGAAGGCGTGAGCTTCGACGTCGGCGGTGCCAGCCAGGAGCAGGCTGATTCCTTCGGTCAGCTCGGGGCGGCTATGGCCGTGGCGATCGTGCTCGTGTTCCTCGTCATGATCGCGACGTTCCGCAGCTTCGTCCAGCCGCTCATCCTGCTCGTGTCGATCCCGTTCGCCGCGACCGGTGCGGTGCTCCTCCTGCTGGTGACCGGAACGCCGTTGGGCATTCCCTCGCTCATCGGTCTGCTCATGCTCATCGGCATCGTCGTGACGAATGCGATCGTGCTCATCGACCTCATCAACAAACTCCGCGAGGACGGCCTGGACCTCATGGACGCAATCGTCCACGGCACTCGGCTGCGCTTGCGCCCGATCCTCATGACCGCGGCCGCGACGATCTTCGCGCTCGTGCCGATGTCGCTGGGACTCACCGGTGGGGGAGTCTTCATCTCACAGCCGCTGGCGATCGTCGTCATCGGCGGGCTCACCTCGTCGACGGTGCTCACCCTCATCCTCGTCCCCGCGCTCTACCTCCTCGTCGAACGACGCAAGGAGACCCGGGCAGCCCACAAGGCGGAGAGAAGAGAGGCGAAGCGGGCGGCCGAGGAGTGA
- a CDS encoding Fur family transcriptional regulator, with protein sequence MAAPEKKTRSTAQKALIRDALESETRFVSAKQLHRRLEDDGASVGLATVYRQLNALGRSGDADTITIGETQLFRACAQAEHHHHLVCERCGTAVEIDPPSEDWMRTVAGSHGFEITHHVFEIFGICADCRTAAAD encoded by the coding sequence ATGGCAGCTCCGGAGAAGAAGACACGCAGCACGGCACAGAAGGCCCTCATCCGCGACGCCTTGGAATCAGAGACCCGCTTCGTCTCGGCCAAGCAGCTCCACCGCCGGCTCGAGGACGACGGTGCGAGCGTCGGCCTGGCCACCGTCTACCGTCAGCTCAACGCACTCGGTCGCAGCGGTGACGCCGATACGATCACGATCGGTGAGACGCAGCTCTTCCGCGCCTGCGCGCAGGCCGAACACCATCATCATCTCGTCTGCGAACGCTGCGGTACCGCCGTCGAGATCGACCCGCCCAGCGAGGACTGGATGCGCACCGTCGCAGGCTCCCACGGCTTCGAGATCACACACCACGTGTTCGAGATCTTCGGCATCTGCGCCGACTGCCGAACCGCCGCAGCCGACTGA
- a CDS encoding GTP-binding protein — translation MQEPVDRSGEPGVRMPGPAEQIPRLAERKSGPVVSGIDAIAVVGLCAHERRRYAMDMARSRGYVFVPAEQTEQGIDAIDRLVGLLGMTAGIRGFVLEYADDTACPEVIGALSAADSPAVLSDLVCAVDLTCLSGDLEDEDRCIRLVGQVEFASTLALLGAGDGEPAEAVDLIAHLAPEAHRFVLDGDSVHEPVCWDFGQRPPSAGWTAILNSEFSPPGCAKRASGFRYEQARPFHPQRLQAVLTAALGEGCWGRIIRSAGFARLASRPYVTAHWDQTSTRLMLAPLTAGPYLGEGAELLALGQELAFIGIDLDEAGLREALERAVLTDAELLAGPMAWLEYPDDFPAWDTAHRG, via the coding sequence ATGCAGGAACCAGTCGACCGATCGGGGGAGCCGGGCGTGCGGATGCCAGGGCCGGCCGAGCAGATACCCAGGCTGGCTGAGCGGAAGTCGGGGCCGGTCGTGTCTGGGATCGACGCGATCGCCGTCGTCGGACTCTGCGCTCACGAGCGCCGCCGCTATGCGATGGACATGGCCAGGTCCCGGGGCTACGTCTTCGTGCCAGCCGAGCAGACCGAGCAGGGCATCGACGCCATCGACCGCCTCGTCGGCCTTCTCGGCATGACTGCGGGTATTCGCGGATTCGTCCTCGAATACGCCGACGACACCGCGTGCCCAGAGGTCATCGGGGCGCTGAGCGCGGCCGATTCGCCGGCGGTGCTCTCCGATCTCGTCTGCGCCGTCGACCTCACCTGTCTGTCCGGCGACCTCGAGGACGAGGATCGCTGCATTCGGCTCGTCGGGCAGGTCGAGTTCGCCTCGACGCTGGCCCTGTTGGGGGCGGGCGACGGTGAGCCGGCGGAAGCCGTCGACCTTATCGCCCACCTCGCTCCTGAAGCCCACCGATTCGTCCTCGACGGCGACTCGGTGCATGAGCCCGTGTGCTGGGATTTCGGGCAGCGCCCGCCCTCGGCCGGGTGGACGGCCATCCTCAACTCGGAGTTCAGTCCTCCCGGCTGTGCGAAGCGCGCCTCCGGCTTCCGTTACGAGCAGGCGCGGCCGTTCCATCCGCAGCGGCTGCAGGCAGTGCTGACCGCCGCGCTCGGTGAGGGATGTTGGGGACGAATCATCCGGTCGGCAGGGTTCGCGCGCCTGGCATCGCGTCCGTACGTGACGGCCCACTGGGATCAGACGTCGACGCGACTCATGCTCGCGCCGCTGACGGCCGGGCCCTACCTCGGCGAAGGTGCCGAACTGCTGGCGCTGGGACAGGAGCTGGCCTTCATCGGCATCGACCTCGACGAGGCAGGGCTGCGGGAGGCGTTGGAACGCGCGGTGCTCACCGACGCCGAGCTGCTCGCCGGACCCATGGCCTGGCTGGAGTACCCTGACGACTTCCCTGCATGGGACACAGCACACCGAGGCTGA
- a CDS encoding FadR/GntR family transcriptional regulator — MGESREQKDRHGEAGRVMADAEWKPVSRSSTYELVIDAIEERIIAGELGVGDLLPAERDLASKLGVSRASVREALRVLESLGVVRSSGGSGRGAGTFIAAMPTAALTRFLRLHVALTNFSLSDVIETRVQLEQSSAVLAATRADEDALAVINAQLAIMDTPGVSLEVFNDADTAFHVAIAQAAGNQLFSDLTGAIRTSLRTTIFASFHQVDDPTTLMGRLQSQHRGIAEAIVAGDGERAARLTEEHIRTAAAALPGLHKP, encoded by the coding sequence GTGGGAGAATCACGTGAGCAGAAGGACCGACATGGAGAGGCGGGGCGAGTGATGGCCGATGCCGAGTGGAAGCCTGTGAGCAGGTCGTCGACCTATGAGCTCGTCATCGATGCGATTGAGGAGCGCATCATCGCCGGTGAGCTGGGTGTGGGAGACCTGCTGCCGGCCGAACGTGACCTCGCCTCGAAACTCGGAGTCAGTCGCGCAAGCGTCCGCGAGGCCCTCCGCGTCCTCGAGAGCCTCGGCGTCGTCCGTTCGAGCGGCGGGTCGGGACGCGGAGCCGGAACCTTCATCGCCGCGATGCCCACCGCCGCACTCACCCGCTTCCTCCGCCTTCACGTGGCACTGACGAACTTCAGCCTCAGCGACGTCATCGAGACCCGCGTCCAGCTCGAGCAGTCGAGCGCCGTGCTCGCCGCGACCCGCGCCGACGAGGATGCCCTGGCCGTCATCAACGCGCAGCTGGCGATCATGGACACCCCCGGGGTCAGCCTCGAAGTCTTCAACGACGCCGACACGGCCTTCCACGTCGCCATCGCCCAGGCCGCGGGAAACCAGCTCTTCTCCGACCTCACGGGAGCAATCCGCACCTCCCTGCGGACGACGATCTTCGCCTCGTTCCACCAGGTCGACGATCCGACGACGCTGATGGGCCGCCTCCAGTCCCAGCACCGAGGCATCGCCGAGGCGATCGTCGCCGGTGACGGCGAGCGCGCGGCCCGATTGACGGAGGAGCACATCCGCACCGCGGCAGCGGCTCTCCCCGGCCTCCACAAGCCCTAG
- a CDS encoding alpha-hydroxy acid oxidase, translating into MVKRQIPQPAEIFDLMKFKKFELDPKKRRLENALTIDDLRRIAKRRTPAAAFDYTDGAAEGEISMERSVQSFRDIEFHPSILKDVTNVDTSTQIMGGSSAMPFGIAPTGFTRLMQTEGETAGAGAAGAAGIPFTLSTLGTTSIEDVKKANPHGRNWFQLYVMKQRDISYALVERAKNAGFDTLFFTVDAPVAGARLRDTRNGFSIPPQLTPQTILNAIPRPWWWWDFLTTPKLEFASLSETGGTVGELLDSAMDPSIDFDDLAEIRAMWDGKFSVKGVQTLEDAKKLADLGVDSIVLSNHGGRQLDRAPVPFELLPEVAREIGKDVEIIIDTGIRNGADIVASLALGADFTLIGRAYLFGLMAGGRAGVDRTIAILGEQVERTMRLLQVADVSELNPGHVTQLRQFNREERAEIIGSRPAAK; encoded by the coding sequence ATGGTCAAGAGACAGATCCCGCAGCCGGCTGAGATCTTCGACCTCATGAAGTTCAAGAAGTTCGAACTCGACCCGAAGAAGCGCCGCCTGGAGAACGCACTGACGATCGATGACCTGCGCAGGATCGCCAAACGGCGGACCCCGGCTGCGGCCTTCGACTACACCGACGGTGCGGCCGAGGGTGAGATCTCGATGGAACGCTCGGTCCAGTCCTTCCGCGACATCGAGTTCCATCCATCGATCCTCAAGGACGTCACGAACGTCGACACCTCCACCCAGATCATGGGCGGCAGCTCGGCGATGCCCTTCGGCATCGCGCCGACCGGTTTCACTCGTCTGATGCAGACCGAAGGCGAGACGGCCGGTGCCGGTGCCGCCGGTGCTGCGGGCATCCCCTTCACTCTCTCGACTCTGGGCACGACCTCGATCGAGGACGTGAAGAAGGCGAACCCGCACGGCCGCAACTGGTTCCAGCTCTACGTCATGAAGCAGCGCGACATCTCCTACGCGCTGGTCGAACGCGCGAAGAACGCCGGCTTCGACACCCTGTTCTTCACCGTCGACGCGCCCGTGGCCGGTGCCCGCCTGCGGGACACCCGCAACGGCTTCTCGATCCCGCCGCAGCTGACCCCGCAGACGATCCTCAACGCGATCCCGCGTCCCTGGTGGTGGTGGGACTTCCTGACCACCCCGAAGCTCGAGTTCGCCTCCCTGTCGGAGACCGGCGGCACCGTGGGCGAACTCCTCGACTCGGCGATGGACCCCTCGATCGACTTCGACGACCTCGCGGAGATCCGTGCCATGTGGGACGGCAAGTTCTCCGTCAAGGGCGTGCAGACGCTCGAGGACGCGAAGAAGCTCGCCGACCTCGGCGTCGATTCGATCGTCCTGTCCAACCACGGCGGGCGTCAGCTCGACCGGGCGCCCGTGCCCTTCGAACTCCTCCCCGAGGTGGCTCGTGAGATCGGCAAGGACGTGGAGATCATCATCGACACAGGTATCCGCAACGGCGCCGATATCGTCGCCTCACTCGCACTCGGCGCCGACTTCACCCTCATCGGCCGTGCCTACCTCTTCGGCCTCATGGCCGGCGGTCGCGCCGGTGTCGACCGGACGATCGCGATCCTCGGCGAGCAGGTCGAGCGCACCATGCGCCTGTTGCAGGTCGCCGACGTCTCCGAACTCAATCCCGGACACGTGACCCAGCTGCGCCAGTTCAACCGTGAGGAGCGGGCCGAGATCATCGGCTCTCGTCCCGCCGCGAAGTGA
- the ykgO gene encoding type B 50S ribosomal protein L36: MKVRNSLRSLKSQPGSQVVRRRGRVFVINKKNPKFKARQG; encoded by the coding sequence ATGAAGGTTCGCAATTCCCTCCGCTCCCTGAAGTCGCAGCCGGGTTCACAGGTGGTGCGTCGACGCGGACGCGTCTTCGTCATCAACAAGAAGAACCCGAAGTTCAAGGCCCGACAGGGCTGA
- the mobA gene encoding molybdenum cofactor guanylyltransferase has translation MTVNAIILTGGRSRRFAGVHKPGVDVGGQSTISRILASIRGLDEGAEVWVVGPRDGLSEAERDDVREVREEPAFSGPLAGIAAAMAAMQPLAVEGAPHPAASAVPQADVTLVLAGDMPMITAGHLGELIRTCRETGGPAAGTDDRGKTQYLCAAWPTELLCARLADIGDPTDGAVKLLFAVLEPAVVDVDPHVLKDFDTAAELDEIRARLE, from the coding sequence TTCTCACCGGCGGGCGCTCCCGGAGGTTTGCAGGCGTGCACAAACCCGGAGTCGACGTGGGTGGACAGTCGACGATCTCACGGATCCTTGCAAGTATCCGTGGCCTCGACGAGGGCGCCGAGGTGTGGGTGGTTGGACCGCGGGACGGGCTGTCGGAGGCGGAGCGGGACGACGTGCGTGAAGTACGGGAGGAGCCCGCGTTCTCCGGCCCATTGGCCGGGATCGCGGCCGCCATGGCGGCGATGCAGCCACTGGCCGTGGAGGGTGCGCCGCATCCTGCCGCGTCAGCGGTCCCACAGGCAGACGTCACTCTCGTCCTCGCGGGGGACATGCCGATGATCACGGCGGGCCACCTCGGCGAACTCATTCGCACCTGCCGGGAGACCGGAGGGCCGGCGGCGGGCACGGACGACCGCGGGAAGACGCAGTACCTCTGCGCCGCGTGGCCGACCGAGCTGCTGTGTGCTCGCCTGGCTGACATCGGCGACCCCACCGACGGTGCCGTGAAACTCCTCTTCGCCGTTTTAGAGCCCGCCGTCGTCGACGTCGATCCGCACGTTTTGAAGGATTTCGACACCGCAGCCGAACTCGACGAGATCCGAGCTCGGCTGGAGTGA
- a CDS encoding CobW family GTP-binding protein, producing MGGAQRRPAIPVILLTGYLGAGKTSLLNHLLRHPDARIGVIVNDFGELNIDAGLVVGQVDEPFSISGGCICCLTDDSSLEDALVAMTDPSLRLDAIMIEASGFAEPLTLARMVTRMGRHRFHLGGVIDVVDATMHFKTVDTSHLPPLRYAATTLVLVNKLDQLPESDRDAAIEAVRDRVHQRNPRVIVIGTHHARLDPALIFDPGVGERDYADRRRGGASDGDESIQPELPIRELLRQAYAEAATEQTGEDEAVLPHRHAQSVTVTGTGCADPDAVMDFVEDLPSGVYRVKGTVLVEVGPRRTRFGVQAVGPNVYVSEQTGQAPDLQDADSVLVVIGEDFDIEAARSALTSALSPGADHKTGNDHEIGAGLTTGTARAERLLHHVRLHS from the coding sequence ATGGGCGGAGCTCAGCGCAGACCAGCGATCCCGGTCATCCTCCTCACCGGCTACCTCGGCGCCGGTAAGACGAGCCTGCTCAACCACCTGCTGCGCCACCCCGATGCCCGCATCGGCGTCATCGTCAACGACTTCGGCGAACTCAACATCGACGCCGGGCTCGTCGTCGGGCAGGTCGACGAACCGTTCTCGATCTCCGGCGGGTGCATCTGCTGCCTGACCGATGACTCCTCACTCGAGGACGCGCTGGTGGCGATGACGGACCCGAGCCTCCGCCTCGACGCGATCATGATCGAAGCCAGCGGCTTCGCCGAACCGCTGACCCTGGCACGGATGGTCACGCGCATGGGCCGCCACCGGTTCCACCTCGGCGGGGTCATCGACGTCGTCGACGCGACCATGCACTTCAAGACCGTCGATACCTCGCACCTGCCGCCGCTGCGCTATGCGGCCACCACATTGGTGTTGGTCAACAAGCTCGATCAGCTGCCCGAATCCGACCGCGACGCCGCGATCGAAGCCGTTCGCGACCGCGTACACCAGCGCAACCCGCGCGTGATCGTCATCGGCACGCACCACGCCCGCCTCGACCCCGCCCTGATCTTCGATCCCGGAGTGGGGGAGCGCGACTACGCCGACCGTCGCCGAGGTGGGGCCTCCGACGGGGACGAATCGATCCAACCCGAACTGCCCATCCGGGAACTGCTGCGCCAGGCCTACGCGGAAGCAGCGACCGAGCAGACCGGCGAGGACGAGGCGGTCCTGCCGCACCGCCATGCCCAGTCCGTGACCGTCACCGGCACCGGATGCGCCGACCCGGACGCGGTGATGGACTTCGTCGAGGACCTCCCGTCCGGGGTCTACCGGGTCAAGGGCACCGTGCTCGTCGAAGTGGGACCCCGTCGGACCCGGTTCGGTGTGCAGGCTGTGGGTCCGAACGTCTACGTGTCCGAGCAGACCGGGCAGGCCCCGGATCTGCAGGACGCCGACAGCGTCCTCGTCGTCATCGGTGAGGATTTCGACATCGAGGCGGCCCGCTCCGCCCTCACCTCCGCGCTCAGTCCGGGCGCGGACCACAAGACCGGCAATGACCATGAAATCGGTGCCGGCCTCACGACCGGCACTGCCCGCGCCGAACGCCTCCTCCACCACGTACGCTTGCACAGCTGA